GCAAGATATAAAAGACGACTTAGAACTTTTCTCTGAGGAGATAGGTTTAGAACTAGATTCTTTAGATGCATTGCAAATATCTATGGGTTTACAAAAAAAATATGGAATAAGATTAGGTGATTCTAAAGAGTTCAGACGCAGAGTTACAACTATCCAAAAATTAGCAGAGTACATACAAGAACAAAATGGATAATATATACCTATCAAATTTTGAAATACTTTGTTCGCAAGGTAACCTACAAAATACGCTTGAAGCTGTAAAAAGCAATAATATACGCATAGATAAAAAACGTATAGTTACAGATATACAAACCTTAGATGCTCCGTATTTTTTATTTGAGGATGAAATAAAAGATGATAAAAACGAGATATATAGCTCACTCAAGGAACTAGTATCTAAAATAGTATCCAAAATAGACCAACATGAACTCTCTTCAACAGGTTTGATTATAGGAACTGCTTTGGCAGATTTAAATTTAGGTTTTGCAATAAATTCAGATGCACAAGGAGATGCTTATATCTCTAAAAAAACATCTATTGACACTTATGCTTCCAAACTTGTAAAACACTTTGGGTTAAATGAGTTTACAATGACTATAAACACGGCTTGTACATCAAGTGCCAATGCCATCTTGGAAGCTTCTAACCTAATTCAGTCAAATATTTTAAATAAAGTGATTGTCTTAGGAGTGGAGATACATTCTAAAATGTTAAGCAGTGGTTTTTTGGCAATGAACTTAATAACACTTGACACACAAAAACCTTTTGAAGAATCTCGTGACGGCTTAGTATTAGGAGAAGCAATAGCAGGCTTGGTTTTATCTAAAGAAGCTTCAAAGTATAAACTTTTAGGCGGTTATTCAAACTGCAATGCCGCAAGTATTACCGGTGTGAGTGAAAGTGGTGAAGAGTATGTAGAAGTTATGCAAAAAGCACTTATAAATTCAAATCAAACTGTTGATTCTATAACTGCAGTTAAAACTCATGCTACATCTACCCCTGCTAGCGATCTTAGCGAGATGAACGCCATGGACAATATATTTTCAAAAAAACCGCCTTTATGTGCATTAAAACCTTACGTCGGACATACCATAGGTGCATGTGGTACATTGGAATTATCTTTATTTTTATCGTGTATAGATAATGGTTTTATACCCAAGTTACCATCACAAAATAAACATATCGAATGTAAAGGCGGTATATTTATGCTAAACTATTTTGGTTTTGGAGGTAATAATACCACCTTGATTATAAAAAGCGAACAAGAATGAAGTTATATATAAATGCTATCAGTTCGTATCGTTCAGACCTTGAAGATATTGATGTAAAAAAAGAATTGAAACAAAAATACAAGCATGACCCTAGACGTCAAGATTCGTTTATTCATCTTGGTGTACTTGGTGCATACAGGTTAAAAGACAAATATTCTATAAATACATTGGACGAACTATATGTTACAACAGGTATCGGTAATGTAAACGTACTTGAAAAAATTTATCAATACGTTATAAAAGACGGTAACTCAATTAAGCCATATGATTTTCTGAATATGCTTGGAAATACTACAAGTTACTACATAGCAAAAGCACTTGGAACGAAAGGAAAAGCTCTCTTTCAAATTAGTGATAATTTTACATACATAAACACTTTAATGTCCGCATTTTCATCAATAAAACTCTCAGGTAATAATGCTATAATTTCATCTTGTGATTTAGTAACAGAATCAGATAGAGTTATAAAAAGGGTACTGGGAGTGGATGAGACCACAAAGGTAGTAAGCTCTGTAAATTATCAAAGAGTATCTTTAGAAAAAAAAGATGCCTTTGCAGAGTTGGAATTAGAAAATAAAACATATACTTTAGATGAAATTAAAACCATAATACAAGAAAGCAAATTAAAAACTATTGCTTCTCCTAGATGTAAAGAATTAAATCTAAAATGTAGTGATGTTTTTTTTGAAACGATTGCTAGCAGTACGATTAATGAATATATAGAAAAAAATCAGAATATGATTTTTTGTGACTGCATCGGTGAAAAATATAAAATTATAAAATTAAGGATCTTGAATTGAATGCATATATAAACAGCTATGAAGTTGCTTGCAACGCCGGTGACACTATAGCTTTAATGGATGCAATATATAACAAAAATTCAGCTATTACCATTGATACTAATTTTTTGAACGGCAAACCCGCGGGCTTGGGAATCATGCCAAAGTACGACGACTTTTTTAAAGTTTTAGAAGATGTAGTTCAAAAAATTTTAGATCAATCAAACCTTGAGAATTTTAATAACACTCTGCTAATCCTTGGTTCATCGGTAGGCGGAATGCAAATAAGTGAAGCTCTTTTCTTTAGGGATCACCATTACAGAAATATAGACCCTCTTAAACATTCTATACATGTATTGAGCGATCATCTTATGCAAAAATTCAACTTTTACGATACACGTTCAATCTCAACAGCATGTACCT
The genomic region above belongs to Sulfurimonas lithotrophica and contains:
- a CDS encoding beta-ketoacyl synthase N-terminal-like domain-containing protein, with the translated sequence MDNIYLSNFEILCSQGNLQNTLEAVKSNNIRIDKKRIVTDIQTLDAPYFLFEDEIKDDKNEIYSSLKELVSKIVSKIDQHELSSTGLIIGTALADLNLGFAINSDAQGDAYISKKTSIDTYASKLVKHFGLNEFTMTINTACTSSANAILEASNLIQSNILNKVIVLGVEIHSKMLSSGFLAMNLITLDTQKPFEESRDGLVLGEAIAGLVLSKEASKYKLLGGYSNCNAASITGVSESGEEYVEVMQKALINSNQTVDSITAVKTHATSTPASDLSEMNAMDNIFSKKPPLCALKPYVGHTIGACGTLELSLFLSCIDNGFIPKLPSQNKHIECKGGIFMLNYFGFGGNNTTLIIKSEQE
- a CDS encoding phosphopantetheine-binding protein — its product is MDIEILKHDLKVLIIEDCEKEDIEPQDIKDDLELFSEEIGLELDSLDALQISMGLQKKYGIRLGDSKEFRRRVTTIQKLAEYIQEQNG